The Actinocatenispora sera genome has a window encoding:
- a CDS encoding tetratricopeptide repeat protein: MVEPRPPRRSELAGPEPALPDAVAAHELSRDVRAELRALSKASADIVARRLVASGELLNVDPELSLRHAMAARKVASRIPAVREAVGLAAYRCGQWQLAMAELRAFQRITGHNTHLAVLADCERGLGRPERAVDLFRHTDRKSVGLAEWIELLIVAAGARRDMGQIAASVTMLQVPPLEVNGTEEWRARLRYAYADALEAAGRIEEAYRWFARAIELDPQGLTDAVDRLLALEGVAIDGDELPDDDEDDEFPVTDDGDVDGAADAGPAAAGTTATDEAGRGSGHQAEHGEADDLDTAGAETDDPDIADLDAPIDREITGGDDADDADQPSADGGLADRVAGDTAVADRGAGAAVPDTGGVDGGGNVDQAVGDTDRGAEDAQVADTSAQPANDAHSADGTHNADDSRNADGTRNANGAHNADDGGQGAGHAGVAPDVAGERGAVGQAADAGSEPEDVTGAEAADRQPGENGTADDGARPGRTVPLAQFSDLASATDTPISPPPAGRTAGGRVTGPDTDGGPAAPGTPGAGAAARGGDAE; the protein is encoded by the coding sequence ATGGTGGAGCCCCGGCCGCCGCGGCGAAGCGAGCTGGCCGGACCGGAGCCGGCACTGCCGGATGCGGTGGCGGCGCACGAGTTGTCCCGCGACGTGCGGGCCGAGCTGCGGGCGTTGTCGAAGGCGAGCGCGGACATCGTGGCGCGCAGGTTGGTGGCCTCCGGCGAGCTGTTGAACGTCGATCCGGAGCTGTCCCTGCGGCATGCCATGGCCGCGCGGAAGGTCGCCTCGCGCATCCCCGCGGTACGCGAGGCGGTCGGGCTCGCGGCCTACCGGTGCGGGCAGTGGCAGCTGGCGATGGCGGAGCTGCGCGCGTTCCAGCGGATCACCGGGCACAACACGCACCTGGCGGTGCTCGCCGACTGCGAGCGCGGGCTCGGCCGGCCCGAGCGTGCAGTGGACCTGTTCCGGCACACCGACCGGAAGTCCGTCGGTCTGGCGGAGTGGATCGAGCTGTTGATCGTTGCGGCCGGTGCGCGGCGCGACATGGGGCAGATCGCGGCGAGCGTGACGATGCTGCAGGTACCGCCGCTGGAGGTGAACGGGACCGAGGAGTGGCGCGCGCGGCTGCGGTATGCGTACGCGGACGCGCTGGAGGCGGCCGGCCGGATCGAGGAGGCGTACCGCTGGTTCGCTCGGGCGATCGAGCTGGATCCGCAGGGACTGACCGACGCGGTCGACCGGTTGCTCGCGTTGGAGGGCGTCGCGATCGACGGTGACGAGCTGCCGGACGACGACGAGGACGACGAGTTCCCGGTCACCGATGACGGGGACGTCGACGGCGCGGCCGACGCCGGGCCGGCGGCCGCAGGCACCACGGCGACCGACGAGGCTGGCCGGGGCTCCGGCCACCAGGCCGAGCACGGTGAGGCCGACGATCTCGACACCGCAGGTGCCGAGACCGACGATCCGGACATCGCGGATCTCGACGCCCCGATCGACCGCGAGATCACCGGCGGCGACGATGCCGATGATGCTGATCAGCCGAGCGCTGACGGGGGCCTCGCCGACCGCGTGGCGGGTGACACCGCCGTTGCCGATCGGGGCGCCGGCGCCGCCGTTCCGGATACTGGGGGCGTCGACGGCGGCGGGAACGTCGATCAGGCGGTCGGCGACACCGATCGAGGTGCCGAGGACGCCCAGGTAGCCGACACCTCCGCCCAGCCCGCGAACGACGCCCACAGCGCCGACGGCACTCACAACGCGGACGACAGCCGCAACGCCGACGGCACTCGCAACGCCAACGGCGCGCACAACGCCGATGACGGCGGCCAAGGCGCTGGGCACGCGGGTGTCGCCCCTGACGTCGCGGGCGAGCGCGGGGCGGTTGGACAGGCCGCCGACGCGGGTTCGGAGCCGGAGGACGTGACCGGAGCGGAGGCGGCCGACCGCCAGCCGGGCGAGAACGGGACGGCCGACGACGGGGCCCGCCCGGGCCGCACGGTGCCGCTCGCGCAGTTCTCCGATCTCGCCTCGGCGACCGACACGCCGATCTCGCCTCCGCCGGCCGGGCGTACCGCCGGGGGCCGGGTGACCGGCCCGGACACGGACGGCGGCCCGGCGGCGCCGGGTACTCCGGGTGCCGGTGCGGCGGCCCGGGGCGGGGACGCTGAGTGA
- a CDS encoding HAD-IIA family hydrolase: MSNGARSAGAQSLVSAFDLVLLDLDGVVYLGDRVVPAAVESLGQVRDLGVAVQFVTNNARRTAGEVAERLRKLGVDAAGDEVVTSAQGAAGLLAQRYPAGSRVLVVGSSALAGEVRGAGLVPTDTAGERPVAVVQGYAPELGWPQLAEAAVAIRNGADWIATNLDATLPSERGPLPGNGSLVAAVAATLGRQPDLVVGKPEPELFELAVRRSAARRPLVVGDRLDTDIEGANRAGLPSLAVLTGVTTPAELIAAPPQVRPSYVAADLSGLVAPRREPVSDDAGVRVGGWQVRYAGGAVELTATDADPGAGIDALTALCAAVWRTGLPVRAGDRSAATVLAELGLNG, from the coding sequence GTGAGCAACGGCGCACGGTCGGCCGGTGCGCAGTCGCTGGTCTCGGCGTTCGACCTGGTACTGCTGGATCTCGACGGTGTGGTCTACCTCGGGGACAGGGTGGTGCCGGCCGCCGTCGAGTCGCTGGGCCAGGTGCGCGATCTGGGCGTCGCGGTGCAGTTCGTGACCAACAACGCCCGGCGAACGGCCGGCGAGGTGGCCGAACGGTTGCGCAAGCTCGGGGTGGATGCCGCCGGCGACGAGGTCGTCACCTCGGCGCAGGGGGCCGCCGGGCTGCTCGCCCAGCGGTACCCGGCCGGGTCGCGGGTGCTGGTGGTCGGGTCGTCGGCGCTGGCCGGCGAGGTACGCGGGGCGGGTCTGGTGCCGACCGACACGGCCGGGGAGCGGCCGGTGGCGGTCGTCCAGGGGTACGCGCCGGAGCTCGGCTGGCCGCAGCTGGCCGAGGCGGCCGTCGCCATCCGCAACGGCGCAGACTGGATCGCCACCAACCTGGACGCCACGCTGCCGTCCGAGCGAGGCCCGCTGCCGGGCAACGGGTCGCTGGTCGCCGCCGTCGCCGCGACGCTCGGCCGGCAACCGGACCTGGTAGTGGGAAAGCCCGAGCCCGAACTGTTCGAACTCGCCGTGCGGCGGAGTGCGGCGCGCCGGCCGCTGGTGGTCGGTGACCGGCTGGACACCGATATCGAGGGCGCGAATCGGGCCGGCCTGCCGAGCCTGGCGGTGCTGACCGGGGTGACGACGCCGGCCGAACTGATCGCGGCGCCGCCGCAGGTACGGCCGAGCTATGTTGCGGCGGATCTGTCCGGCCTGGTCGCCCCGCGCCGGGAGCCGGTGTCGGACGACGCCGGGGTACGGGTCGGCGGTTGGCAGGTGCGCTACGCAGGCGGCGCGGTGGAACTGACCGCAACGGACGCCGATCCGGGTGCCGGTATCGACGCCCTGACCGCGCTGTGCGCCGCGGTCTGGCGTACCGGGCTGCCGGTCCGGGCGGGTGACCGGTCGGCCGCAACGGTCCTGGCGGAACTCGGCCTGAACGGCTGA
- a CDS encoding SCP2 sterol-binding domain-containing protein, with amino-acid sequence MATVEECRQALDTLSERMVAHAAELSSTVNLDRRMVLRLRDLGVAFRGRMNDGAITEIEPGDDPKARIQIELTSDDLVAMVDGQLDFARSWAAGRVSVKANVLDLLKLRKLL; translated from the coding sequence ATGGCCACCGTCGAAGAGTGCCGGCAGGCGCTCGACACGCTGTCGGAGCGGATGGTCGCGCATGCCGCGGAGCTGAGCTCCACGGTCAACCTCGATCGGAGGATGGTGCTGCGACTGCGCGACCTCGGCGTGGCCTTCCGCGGCCGGATGAACGACGGCGCGATCACCGAGATCGAGCCGGGTGACGACCCGAAGGCCCGCATCCAGATCGAGCTGACCAGCGACGACCTGGTTGCCATGGTCGACGGGCAGCTCGATTTCGCCCGCTCCTGGGCCGCTGGCCGAGTGTCGGTCAAGGCAAACGTGCTCGATCTGCTCAAACTCCGCAAACTTCTCTGA
- a CDS encoding phasin family protein, which yields MQQDAWRTYLELALGLTEKPRKRAKQAIDTLAAQSGASVDQLRSMTEELVETSVANREAVAKLVRSELDKALRAVGLVNADRLTEMQSRIDELEHRLAETEAGGSAATRSTGAAKKTTAATMAAKQTAAAKKAAAKKAAAKKATAKKATAKKATAKKATAKKTAAKKNAATTAAGKAAAPRTAATSAATKTAASTAAAAKTAGAKKAGAKKAGTKKTAAARAPESAPGTGE from the coding sequence ATGCAGCAGGACGCCTGGCGCACCTACCTGGAACTCGCTCTGGGCCTGACCGAGAAACCCCGTAAACGGGCGAAGCAGGCCATCGACACGCTCGCCGCGCAGAGCGGCGCGAGCGTCGACCAGCTGCGTTCGATGACCGAGGAACTGGTCGAGACCAGCGTCGCGAACCGGGAGGCGGTCGCGAAGCTGGTTCGTAGCGAGCTGGACAAGGCGCTACGGGCGGTCGGCCTGGTCAACGCCGACCGGCTCACCGAGATGCAGTCCCGGATCGACGAGCTGGAGCACCGGCTCGCCGAGACGGAGGCGGGCGGCTCGGCCGCGACCCGGTCGACGGGAGCGGCGAAGAAGACGACCGCGGCGACGATGGCCGCGAAGCAGACGGCCGCGGCCAAGAAGGCCGCAGCCAAGAAGGCCGCGGCGAAGAAGGCCACGGCCAAGAAGGCCACGGCCAAGAAGGCCACGGCCAAGAAGGCCACGGCCAAGAAGACCGCCGCGAAGAAGAACGCCGCCACCACGGCAGCAGGCAAGGCCGCGGCACCGAGGACCGCCGCCACGAGCGCGGCGACGAAGACCGCGGCCTCGACAGCGGCCGCGGCCAAGACGGCCGGAGCGAAGAAGGCCGGAGCAAAGAAGGCCGGTACGAAGAAGACGGCGGCGGCGCGGGCGCCCGAGTCCGCGCCCGGAACCGGTGAGTGA
- a CDS encoding TlyA family RNA methyltransferase yields the protein MARRLRLDAELVRRGLARSREQAGELVGAGLVEVAGVVARKAATAVDPAIAIRVTDAGPHYVSRGATKLLGALAAFEPDGLTVEGRRCLDAGASTGGFTDVLLRHGAREVAAVDVGYGQLAWSLRTDERVAVHERTNVRTLTPDAIGGPAQLCVADLSFISLRLVLPALVACLEPDGDLVPMVKPQFEVGKDRVGAGGVVRDEALRAEAVLAVAAAADELGLGVAGVTRSPLPGPSGNVEFFLWLRRGAGRVEPAQVYAAAGATPPQAEGEHP from the coding sequence ATGGCGCGTAGGTTGCGGTTGGACGCCGAGCTGGTCCGCCGTGGCCTGGCCCGGTCCCGGGAGCAGGCGGGCGAGCTGGTCGGTGCCGGGCTGGTCGAGGTGGCCGGCGTGGTGGCGCGCAAGGCGGCCACCGCGGTCGATCCGGCCATCGCGATCCGGGTGACCGACGCGGGCCCGCACTACGTGTCGCGCGGCGCGACGAAGCTGCTCGGTGCGCTGGCCGCGTTCGAGCCCGACGGACTCACCGTCGAGGGCCGCCGCTGCCTGGATGCCGGCGCGTCCACCGGCGGGTTCACCGACGTGTTGCTGCGTCACGGGGCGCGCGAGGTGGCCGCGGTCGACGTCGGGTACGGCCAGCTCGCCTGGTCGCTGCGTACCGACGAGCGGGTCGCGGTGCACGAGCGCACCAACGTCCGCACCCTGACACCGGACGCGATCGGTGGGCCGGCGCAGCTGTGCGTCGCGGATCTGTCCTTCATCTCGCTGCGGCTGGTGCTGCCGGCGCTGGTGGCCTGCCTGGAACCGGACGGCGATCTGGTACCGATGGTGAAACCGCAGTTCGAGGTCGGCAAGGACCGGGTCGGTGCCGGCGGCGTGGTGCGGGACGAGGCGCTGCGTGCCGAGGCGGTCTTGGCGGTCGCGGCGGCGGCCGACGAGTTGGGGCTCGGTGTGGCCGGGGTGACCCGGAGCCCGCTGCCGGGACCGTCGGGCAACGTGGAGTTCTTCCTGTGGCTGCGGCGCGGCGCGGGGCGCGTCGAGCCCGCCCAGGTGTACGCCGCGGCCGGCGCGACGCCGCCGCAGGCCGAAGGGGAGCACCCGTGA
- a CDS encoding NAD kinase: MSREALLITHTGRRASTGHAQTVAQDLLRAGFRVRVLADEAGDLGVPGLVPVGAEEAADGVEIVFALGGDGTLLRAAELARPVRAPLLGINLGRVGFLAEAEFDDLDTAVRDVCRGAYVVEERLTLDVEVIRDGEVVARSWALNEASVEKGSRERMLEVLVEVDGRPLSRYGCDGVVCATPTGSTAYAFSAGGPVVWPGVEALLLVPVSAHALFSKPLVAAPTSTFVVTVEPYTTFALLNCDGRRMFELDPGSKVVVRRGAEPVRVVRLQPQPFTDRLVKKFALPVDGWRAQQR; the protein is encoded by the coding sequence GTGAGTCGGGAAGCGTTGCTGATCACCCACACCGGCCGGCGGGCGAGTACCGGACACGCCCAGACCGTCGCGCAGGATCTGCTGCGCGCCGGATTCCGGGTCCGGGTGCTCGCCGACGAGGCCGGCGACCTGGGCGTGCCCGGGCTGGTACCGGTCGGGGCCGAGGAGGCCGCCGACGGGGTGGAGATCGTGTTCGCGCTGGGCGGTGACGGGACGTTGCTGCGGGCCGCGGAGCTGGCCCGGCCGGTACGGGCGCCGCTGCTGGGCATCAACCTGGGCCGGGTCGGGTTTCTCGCCGAGGCGGAGTTCGACGACCTGGACACCGCGGTCCGCGACGTGTGCCGCGGCGCGTACGTGGTGGAGGAGCGGCTGACGCTGGACGTGGAGGTGATCCGGGACGGCGAGGTGGTGGCCCGCTCCTGGGCGCTGAACGAGGCGAGCGTGGAGAAGGGTTCCCGGGAACGGATGCTCGAGGTGCTGGTCGAGGTCGACGGCCGGCCGCTGTCCCGGTACGGCTGCGACGGGGTGGTGTGCGCGACCCCGACCGGCTCGACGGCGTACGCGTTCTCCGCCGGTGGCCCGGTCGTCTGGCCCGGCGTGGAGGCACTACTGCTGGTACCGGTGAGCGCGCACGCGCTGTTCAGCAAGCCACTGGTGGCGGCACCGACCTCGACGTTCGTCGTCACGGTCGAGCCGTACACCACGTTCGCGCTGCTCAACTGCGACGGCCGGCGGATGTTCGAGCTGGATCCGGGCAGCAAGGTGGTGGTACGGCGGGGCGCCGAGCCGGTTCGGGTGGTCCGACTGCAACCGCAGCCGTTCACCGACCGGCTGGTGAAGAAGTTCGCCCTACCGGTCGACGGCTGGCGCGCGCAGCAGCGCTGA
- the recN gene encoding DNA repair protein RecN yields the protein MLEELRITGLGVIDDATLPLDSGLTVITGETGAGKTMVVAGLGLLFGGRADAGRVRADVGRAVIEGRLRCSGRVAKAVAARVSEAGAEPDEDGSVLLARSVSAEGRSRAHVGGRSVPVGVLADIGARVLAVHGQSDQMRLLQPAEQLATLDRYAGADHEKLLAHYREVFAAWRRHDAELAERRANARERNQRADLLRLGLAEIGQVDPQPGEDVELRALAQRLEHTEGLRAAVAAAQQALAGDADDPTAGTDASALLGAARHELDAQAEVDEALGELSGRIEQAARLVSDVAGELASYTADLDADPARLAQVHERRAALRALTRKYAEDVDGVLAWADDAQRQLAELDSSDETLAALEAERDRLADEVAELAGRLAVSRREAAQRFGVAVSGELTGLAMPHAKVVAQVLARPPAAGTPTATVDGAPAGAGPDGADEVELQLIPHPGAPALPVQRGASGGELSRVMLAVEVVFAGAGGPPTLVFDEVDAGVGGEAAVEIGRRLALLARRHQVLVVTHLPQVAAFADRHLVVQKGSSGSVTTSGVRVVEDSERARELARMLAGLPNSDLGVAHAEELLAMARSGRGRRR from the coding sequence GTGCTGGAGGAGCTGCGCATCACCGGGCTGGGAGTCATCGACGACGCGACACTGCCGTTGGACTCCGGTCTGACCGTGATCACCGGCGAGACCGGTGCCGGCAAGACGATGGTGGTGGCCGGGCTGGGTCTGCTGTTCGGCGGCCGGGCCGACGCCGGCCGGGTCCGGGCCGATGTTGGCCGTGCCGTGATCGAGGGCCGGCTGCGCTGCTCCGGTCGGGTGGCGAAGGCGGTGGCCGCGCGGGTGAGCGAGGCCGGCGCGGAGCCGGACGAGGACGGGTCGGTGCTGCTCGCCCGGTCGGTGAGCGCGGAGGGGCGATCCCGCGCGCATGTCGGCGGGCGGTCCGTGCCGGTCGGCGTGTTGGCCGACATCGGTGCGCGGGTGCTCGCGGTGCACGGCCAGTCCGACCAGATGCGGCTGCTGCAGCCGGCGGAACAGTTGGCCACCCTGGACCGGTACGCGGGGGCCGACCACGAGAAGCTGCTGGCGCACTACCGGGAGGTGTTTGCCGCCTGGCGACGGCACGACGCGGAGCTCGCCGAGCGGCGAGCGAACGCCCGGGAGCGCAACCAGCGGGCCGACCTGCTCCGGTTGGGCCTGGCCGAGATCGGCCAGGTGGATCCGCAGCCGGGGGAGGATGTCGAGCTGCGCGCGTTGGCGCAGCGTCTGGAGCACACCGAGGGGCTGCGGGCGGCGGTCGCGGCGGCGCAGCAGGCGCTCGCCGGTGACGCCGACGATCCGACCGCCGGGACCGACGCGTCCGCCCTGCTCGGCGCGGCCCGGCACGAGCTGGACGCGCAGGCCGAGGTGGACGAGGCGCTCGGCGAGCTGTCCGGCCGGATCGAGCAGGCGGCCAGGCTGGTTTCCGATGTCGCCGGCGAGCTGGCGAGCTACACGGCGGATCTGGACGCCGACCCGGCTCGGCTGGCGCAGGTGCACGAGCGGCGGGCCGCGCTGCGCGCGCTGACCCGCAAGTACGCCGAGGACGTCGACGGCGTGCTGGCCTGGGCCGATGACGCGCAGCGGCAGCTCGCCGAGCTGGACTCGTCGGACGAGACGCTCGCGGCGCTGGAGGCGGAACGCGACCGGCTGGCCGACGAGGTGGCCGAGCTGGCCGGTCGGCTGGCGGTGTCCCGGCGGGAGGCGGCGCAACGGTTCGGGGTGGCGGTCAGCGGTGAGCTGACCGGCCTCGCGATGCCGCATGCCAAGGTGGTGGCGCAGGTGCTGGCCCGGCCGCCGGCGGCGGGGACGCCGACCGCCACGGTGGACGGCGCGCCGGCCGGCGCCGGTCCGGACGGCGCGGACGAGGTCGAGCTGCAGCTGATCCCGCATCCCGGCGCGCCGGCGCTGCCGGTGCAGCGGGGCGCCTCGGGCGGCGAGCTGTCCCGGGTGATGCTGGCCGTGGAGGTGGTGTTCGCCGGCGCGGGCGGGCCGCCGACGCTGGTGTTCGACGAGGTCGATGCCGGGGTCGGTGGCGAGGCGGCGGTGGAGATCGGTCGGCGGCTGGCGTTGCTCGCCCGGCGACACCAGGTGCTGGTGGTCACCCACCTGCCGCAGGTCGCCGCGTTCGCGGATCGTCATCTGGTCGTGCAGAAGGGTTCCAGCGGGTCGGTGACCACCTCCGGGGTGCGGGTGGTCGAGGACAGCGAGCGGGCCCGCGAGCTGGCCCGGATGCTCGCCGGGTTACCCAACTCCGACCTGGGTGTGGCGCACGCCGAGGAGCTGCTGGCGATGGCCCGGTCCGGCCGTGGCCGGCGGCGGTGA
- the steA gene encoding putative cytokinetic ring protein SteA, with product MRLPTLRRARTAEAGAVSGPARLDRRTKRLTGRLRPGDVAVIDHLDLDRVAADSLVSCGVSAVVNAKPSISGRYPNLGPEVLVKAGIPVIDDVGEDVFRKVREGAVVRIDGGTVFLGQDKVATGARLDAETVAAAMADARQGLSAQLEAFAGNTMEYLKRERDLLLDGVGVPDVATDLAGRHCLIVVRGYDYKADLEVLRPYIREFKPVLIGVDGGADALVEAGYTPDMIVGDMDSVSDDVLRCGAEVIVHAYADGRAPGLARVESLDVPAVLFPAAATSEDLAMLLADEKGSTLIVAVGTHATLVEFLDKGRGGMASTFLTRLKVGGKLVDAKGVSRLYRQGVSTSSLLLLVLAAIAALAAAVAVSTISRSYLQVLAEWWDNLLFHVQRLFS from the coding sequence ATGCGGCTACCCACCCTCCGTCGGGCTCGGACGGCAGAAGCAGGCGCGGTCAGCGGACCGGCGCGACTCGATCGGCGCACGAAAAGGCTGACCGGTCGGTTGCGGCCCGGTGACGTCGCGGTCATCGATCACCTCGACCTGGATCGGGTCGCGGCGGACTCGTTGGTGAGCTGCGGCGTGTCCGCGGTGGTCAACGCGAAGCCGTCGATCTCCGGTCGGTACCCGAATCTCGGCCCGGAAGTGCTGGTCAAGGCCGGCATTCCGGTCATCGACGATGTCGGCGAGGACGTCTTCCGGAAGGTGCGCGAGGGCGCCGTCGTCCGGATCGACGGCGGCACCGTGTTCCTCGGCCAGGACAAGGTCGCCACCGGTGCCCGGCTGGACGCCGAGACGGTGGCCGCGGCGATGGCCGACGCGCGGCAGGGGCTGTCGGCGCAGCTGGAGGCGTTCGCCGGCAACACGATGGAGTACCTCAAGCGCGAGCGTGACCTGCTGCTCGACGGGGTCGGCGTGCCGGACGTGGCGACCGACCTGGCCGGCCGGCACTGCCTGATCGTGGTGCGCGGGTACGACTACAAGGCCGACCTCGAGGTGCTGCGGCCCTACATCCGCGAGTTCAAGCCGGTGCTGATCGGCGTGGACGGCGGCGCGGATGCCTTGGTGGAGGCCGGATACACGCCGGACATGATCGTCGGTGACATGGACTCGGTGTCCGACGACGTGTTGCGTTGCGGCGCCGAGGTCATCGTCCACGCGTACGCGGACGGGCGGGCGCCGGGCCTGGCCCGGGTCGAGTCGCTGGACGTGCCGGCGGTGCTGTTCCCGGCCGCCGCGACCAGCGAGGATCTGGCGATGCTGCTGGCCGACGAGAAGGGCTCCACGCTGATCGTGGCGGTCGGCACGCACGCCACGCTGGTGGAGTTCCTCGACAAGGGCCGCGGCGGGATGGCCTCGACGTTCCTGACCCGGCTCAAGGTCGGCGGCAAGCTGGTCGACGCCAAGGGCGTGTCCCGGCTGTACCGGCAGGGCGTGTCGACCTCGTCGCTGTTGTTGCTGGTGCTGGCGGCGATCGCGGCGCTGGCGGCGGCCGTCGCGGTGTCGACGATCAGCCGCTCCTATCTCCAGGTCCTCGCCGAGTGGTGGGACAACTTGCTGTTCCATGTGCAGAGGCTGTTCTCGTGA
- a CDS encoding copper transporter, with amino-acid sequence MINFRYHVVTLTAVFLALAVGLVLGTAALNGTLTDNLNDQVGELRKSNEQYRGQVQHLTSEANKKEDFDRQLAPRILAGTLTKRSVLVLALPGADDKAVSGTEQMLGYAGATLAGEVRLTNTFTDPKNNDALSDLASAKLPVDIHTTLPNNADGVESSSALLAAVLVKRHDAVSKDSRTTVLTAYATGQNLIVGKAVKTPAEAVVVVGGPPATDPDAAKRNAAAVTVVRQFAKAGQTVLAGPGTSGQGNVIGAVRGDSNLTATVSTVDTLNLVQGQITAVLALSAQLSGTVGQYGLGDGASQLLPASG; translated from the coding sequence GTGATCAACTTTCGCTATCACGTCGTCACCTTGACGGCGGTCTTCCTCGCGCTCGCCGTCGGTCTGGTGCTCGGCACCGCGGCGCTCAACGGCACGCTCACCGACAACCTGAACGACCAGGTGGGTGAGCTGCGCAAGTCCAACGAGCAGTACCGCGGTCAGGTGCAGCACCTGACCAGCGAGGCGAACAAGAAGGAGGACTTCGACCGGCAGCTGGCGCCGCGGATCCTGGCCGGCACGCTGACCAAGCGGTCGGTGCTGGTGCTCGCGCTGCCCGGTGCCGACGACAAGGCGGTCAGCGGCACCGAGCAGATGCTCGGCTACGCGGGGGCGACGCTCGCCGGCGAGGTGCGGCTGACCAACACGTTCACCGACCCGAAGAACAACGATGCGCTGAGCGATCTGGCCTCGGCGAAGCTGCCGGTGGACATCCACACCACGCTGCCGAACAACGCCGACGGCGTCGAGTCGTCCTCCGCGTTGCTCGCCGCGGTGCTGGTGAAGCGGCACGACGCGGTGTCGAAGGACTCCCGCACCACGGTGCTCACCGCGTACGCGACGGGGCAGAACCTGATCGTGGGCAAGGCGGTCAAGACGCCGGCCGAGGCGGTCGTGGTGGTCGGCGGGCCGCCGGCCACCGACCCGGACGCGGCGAAGCGCAACGCGGCCGCGGTCACCGTGGTGCGCCAGTTCGCCAAGGCCGGGCAGACGGTGCTGGCCGGCCCCGGTACCTCGGGGCAGGGCAACGTGATCGGCGCGGTGCGCGGTGACAGCAACCTGACCGCAACAGTGTCCACAGTGGACACGCTGAACCTGGTCCAGGGCCAGATCACCGCCGTACTGGCGCTGTCGGCTCAACTGTCCGGCACGGTCGGTCAGTACGGGCTGGGCGACGGCGCGAGCCAGCTGCTGCCGGCGAGCGGCTGA
- a CDS encoding glycosyltransferase family 4 protein — protein MADVRDRVALVLPTSSGGIGRHVGSLAAGLVRDGRLVRVLGPREVGELFDFGGAAFRPVQISAGLDPARDLPALAALAAGLRGADVVHAHGMRAGVLAALARPRSAPLLVTWHNLLPDNGTGPRQRLLAALERWLARSATVHLCASDDLVDRVLRLGGRDVRPAPVAAPSLPAPRRTPAQVREELGAVGRPLLLSVGRLHPQKGYDLLVDVAARWRGRDPQPLLAIAGDGPDRAALADRIAASGAPVTLLGHRSDVADLLAACDVAVVSSRWEARQLFAQEALGAGRPLVCTAVGGVPGLVGAAAALVPAGDGAALAGAVEALLDDPARRAELAARAGVQAASWPTEADTVAQVEAVYAELLE, from the coding sequence GTGGCAGACGTACGGGATCGGGTCGCGCTGGTGCTGCCCACCAGCAGCGGCGGCATCGGCCGGCATGTCGGTTCGCTGGCCGCCGGGCTGGTCCGGGACGGCCGGCTGGTGCGGGTGTTGGGCCCGCGCGAGGTCGGTGAGCTGTTCGACTTCGGCGGTGCGGCGTTCCGGCCGGTGCAGATCTCGGCGGGGCTCGACCCGGCGCGTGACCTGCCGGCGCTCGCGGCGCTCGCGGCCGGTCTGCGCGGCGCGGACGTGGTGCACGCGCACGGGATGCGGGCCGGTGTGCTCGCCGCGCTGGCCCGCCCGCGCTCGGCGCCGCTGCTGGTGACCTGGCACAACCTGTTGCCGGACAACGGAACCGGCCCGCGCCAGCGGCTGCTTGCGGCGCTGGAGCGGTGGCTGGCCCGCTCGGCGACCGTGCACCTGTGCGCCTCCGACGATCTGGTCGACCGGGTGCTGCGGCTGGGCGGCCGGGACGTCCGCCCGGCGCCGGTGGCCGCACCGTCGCTGCCGGCGCCGCGCCGGACCCCGGCGCAGGTACGCGAGGAGCTCGGTGCGGTGGGCCGACCGCTGCTGCTGTCGGTGGGCCGGCTGCACCCGCAGAAGGGGTACGACCTGCTCGTCGACGTCGCCGCCCGGTGGCGCGGCCGCGACCCGCAGCCGCTGCTGGCGATCGCCGGTGACGGGCCGGACCGGGCCGCGTTGGCCGATCGGATCGCCGCGTCCGGTGCCCCGGTGACGCTGCTGGGCCACCGCAGCGACGTGGCCGACCTGCTCGCCGCGTGCGACGTGGCGGTGGTGTCGAGCCGGTGGGAGGCGCGGCAGCTGTTCGCGCAGGAGGCGCTGGGTGCCGGCCGGCCGCTGGTGTGTACCGCGGTGGGCGGGGTGCCGGGGCTCGTCGGTGCCGCCGCGGCGCTGGTACCGGCCGGCGACGGTGCTGCGCTGGCCGGTGCGGTCGAGGCGTTGCTGGACGACCCGGCTCGGCGGGCGGAGCTGGCCGCGCGGGCGGGCGTGCAGGCGGCGAGCTGGCCGACGGAGGCGGACACCGTGGCGCAGGTCGAGGCCGTCTACGCCGAGCTGCTCGAATGA